One window of Bactrocera tryoni isolate S06 chromosome 2, CSIRO_BtryS06_freeze2, whole genome shotgun sequence genomic DNA carries:
- the LOC120767786 gene encoding WW domain-containing protein C660.06-like, whose amino-acid sequence MKVLFVLALLIAAAASLPQFGGFGGPGFGGGFPRPGFGGGFGGFGGPGGGPPFGGFGGPGGGPGFGGGFGGFGGPRGPGFGF is encoded by the coding sequence ATGAAAGTTCTATTTGTTTTGGCGCTGTTGATTGCAGCTGCTGCGTCTTTGCCACAATTTGGTGGCTTCGGTGGCCCTGGATTTGGTGGTGGATTCCCCCGTCCAGGTTTTGGTGGCGGCTTTGGTGGTTTCGGCGGACCAGGTGGCGGTCCACCTTTTGGTGGTTTCGGCGGACCAGGTGGCGGTCCAGGTTTTGGTGGCGGCTTTGGTGGTTTCGGAGGTCCCAGAGGTCCCGGATTTGGTTTTTAA
- the LOC120769215 gene encoding putative nuclease HARBI1 gives MNRKGYYSINVEAICDDKFIFRHLNARFPGSCHDSGIWRTSPARIKLIREHVAGSFKWLLGDSGYPLEPWLLTPISNPSAPNEVLYNRIHIKARNIIERAFGILKSRFRCLSKERVLRYTPSNAAFLVYTCSIFHNILQKHGICDFDEIDMENFEDSSFLDNSPAQTNQYYTAGINARRNCLNSLTQSL, from the exons ATGAACCGAAAGGGTTACTATAGTATTAACGTAGAAGCG ATTTGTGacgacaaatttatttttcgccATTTAAATGCTCGTTTTCCTGGCTCATGCCATGACTCCGGAATTTGGAGAACATCGCCGGCcagaataaaattaataagggAACATGTTGCTGGTTCATTTAAGTGGCTTCTAGGTGACTCAGGATATCCACTAGAGCCATGGCTTTTGACTCCTATATCAAACCCATCTGCACCAAATGAAGTTCTTTATAACAGAATCCATATAAAGGCCAGGAACATAATTGAAAGAGCCTTTGGTATTTTAAAGTCTCGTTTCCGTTGCTTATCTAAAGAGCGAGTACTGAGGTATACACCCTCAAACGCCGCGTTCTTAGTTTATACTTGCTCAATTTTCCACAACATTTTGCAAAAACATGGTATTTGTGACTTCGATGAAATCGACATGGAAAATTTTGAGGACTCTTCCTTCCTTGATAATTCTCCAGCTCAAACAAATCAGTATTACACTGCAGGAATAAATGCACGACGTAACTGCTTAAACTCTCTCACACaatctttgtaa
- the LOC120767789 gene encoding uncharacterized protein LOC120767789 — translation MQEIQSSELEERAMETLGRTVVDGLPDVPTIGVENDIIINLDPQSPTVSEMPSTSRSRRQTSQEMFADMMATMKKRSEEEAKFRETSQQCFQNVADSLNNMACAILKLSEAV, via the exons ATGCAGGAAATTCAATCCTCCGAGTTGGAAGAGCGGGCGATGGAAACACTGGGGAGGACCGTGGTTGATGGGCTGCCTGATGTCCCAACTATTGGAGTAGAG AACGACATTATAATCAATCTAGATCCGCAGAGTCCGACAGTAAGTGAGATGCCATCAACGTCACGTTCTCGAAGGCAGACTTCTCAGGAAATGTTTGCTGACATGATGGCTACAATGAAGAAGAGGAGCGAAGAAGAGGCAAAATTTAGAGAGACATCGCAACAATGCTTCCAAAATGTTGCGGACTCTTTGAACAATATGGCATGTGCTATTTTAAAACTATCGGaagctgtttaa